Proteins encoded by one window of Yersinia massiliensis:
- a CDS encoding DUF2770 family protein, which produces MLNKLLSIVINNVREHLLLYICLWLILLALDIYFFFY; this is translated from the coding sequence ATGTTAAATAAATTGCTCTCGATAGTTATCAATAACGTACGAGAACATCTGTTGCTCTATATCTGCTTATGGTTGATTTTATTGGCTTTAGATATTTATTTCTTTTTCTACTAA
- a CDS encoding AI-2E family transporter: MKTPMVGNQGLRLVAMLAMLVVIMAGIKAASPIVVPFLLAIFLAIVLNPLVKLLEKIRIPRTLAIVLLVTLIILLMALLFSRLGSSLNEFARSLPQYRGMMLEKMRDLQEFAMRFNIEFSVDDIMKHVDPSMAMNFVTRLLSHLSGAMASTFLLLMTVVFMLFEVERLPYKMQLMFDNPEQGNAILKRALNGVTHYLVIKTIISIATGIVIWLFLAAMGVRFAFLWGLLAFVLNYIPNIGSVLAAIPPIVQAMLFNGFGDALAVTSGYILINLIGGNIIDPRMMGRGLGLSTLVVFLSLIFWGWLLGPIGMLLSVPLTIIAKIVLELTPAGYKFAVLLSDGKPAKVE, encoded by the coding sequence ATGAAAACACCTATGGTAGGCAACCAAGGGTTACGGCTTGTTGCGATGTTAGCAATGCTGGTGGTCATTATGGCGGGCATTAAGGCTGCATCGCCTATTGTTGTGCCATTTTTACTGGCGATCTTCCTCGCTATTGTACTGAATCCGTTAGTGAAATTGCTTGAGAAAATAAGAATTCCCCGCACCTTGGCTATTGTCTTATTAGTGACATTGATTATTTTACTGATGGCACTCCTCTTCAGTCGGTTAGGTTCTTCATTAAATGAATTTGCCCGCTCATTACCGCAATATCGTGGCATGATGCTGGAAAAAATGCGTGACCTGCAAGAATTTGCTATGCGTTTTAATATCGAATTCTCGGTAGATGACATCATGAAACATGTTGATCCCAGTATGGCGATGAACTTTGTTACTCGGTTGCTTAGCCACCTTTCTGGTGCAATGGCTAGCACATTCTTGCTGTTAATGACTGTGGTCTTTATGTTATTTGAAGTCGAACGACTGCCTTATAAAATGCAATTGATGTTTGACAACCCTGAACAAGGTAATGCCATCCTCAAACGTGCATTAAATGGTGTCACCCATTATCTCGTGATTAAAACAATTATTAGTATTGCGACGGGGATTGTTATCTGGCTATTTTTGGCAGCGATGGGGGTTAGATTTGCTTTCCTATGGGGGCTGCTGGCCTTTGTTTTGAATTACATCCCTAATATAGGCTCAGTGCTTGCCGCTATTCCTCCCATCGTTCAGGCAATGCTATTTAATGGTTTTGGCGACGCGCTTGCCGTGACTAGCGGTTATATCCTGATAAACTTGATTGGCGGTAATATCATCGATCCACGTATGATGGGCCGTGGCTTGGGTCTATCGACATTGGTGGTGTTCTTATCCTTGATTTTCTGGGGCTGGCTATTAGGGCCGATAGGTATGCTGCTCTCAGTGCCTTTAACCATTATTGCCAAGATTGTGCTTGAGTTAACGCCTGCAGGCTATAAATTTGCAGTTTTGCTGAGCGATGGCAAACCCGCCAAAGTTGAGTAA
- a CDS encoding rhodanese-related sulfurtransferase: protein MPVLHNRISNEELKARMLAETEPRTTVSFYKYFTLEDAKTFRDSLYSQFVKLGVFGRVYVAKEGINAQISVPANRYDEFKIALFAAHPALDQVRLNVAHEDDGKSFWVLRMKVRERIVADGIDDDSFDPSNVGHYLKADQVNQMIDDPDTLFVDMRNHYEYEVGHFENAIEVPSDTFREQLPMAVDMLQHDKDKNIVMYCTGGIRCEKASAYMLHNGFKNVYHVEGGIIEYARKAKEQGLPLKFIGKNFVFDERMGERISDDVIAHCHQCGTACDAHTNCKNDGCHLLFIQCPDCAAKFEGCCSQICQEELKLPQEEQRSRRAGRENGIKIFNKSKGLLQTTMHIPMPEKTPTNKE from the coding sequence ATGCCAGTGTTACATAACCGAATTTCTAATGAGGAACTTAAAGCGCGCATGTTGGCTGAAACCGAACCGCGCACCACAGTTTCTTTTTATAAATATTTCACGCTAGAAGATGCCAAAACTTTCCGCGATAGCCTCTATAGCCAATTTGTTAAACTCGGTGTCTTTGGCCGTGTTTATGTGGCGAAAGAGGGGATCAATGCACAAATCAGTGTCCCTGCTAACCGCTATGACGAATTTAAAATCGCGCTGTTCGCTGCACATCCTGCGCTGGACCAAGTGCGATTAAATGTGGCCCATGAAGATGACGGTAAGTCATTTTGGGTACTGCGAATGAAAGTTCGCGAGCGCATCGTCGCTGACGGTATTGATGATGACAGCTTTGATCCCAGCAATGTCGGGCATTATCTGAAAGCGGACCAAGTCAATCAGATGATTGATGACCCAGATACTCTGTTTGTCGATATGCGTAACCATTATGAGTATGAAGTGGGCCATTTCGAAAACGCGATTGAAGTCCCATCAGATACCTTCCGTGAGCAACTGCCAATGGCGGTTGATATGCTGCAACATGACAAAGATAAGAATATTGTCATGTACTGCACCGGTGGGATCCGCTGTGAGAAAGCCAGTGCCTATATGCTGCACAACGGTTTTAAAAACGTTTATCACGTTGAAGGTGGGATCATCGAATATGCCCGTAAAGCGAAAGAGCAAGGTTTACCACTGAAGTTTATTGGTAAAAATTTTGTTTTTGATGAGCGCATGGGGGAGCGAATTTCTGATGATGTCATCGCTCATTGCCATCAGTGCGGTACAGCTTGCGATGCACATACTAATTGTAAGAATGATGGTTGCCACTTACTGTTTATTCAGTGTCCAGATTGTGCCGCCAAATTTGAAGGTTGCTGCAGTCAAATATGCCAAGAAGAATTAAAACTACCGCAGGAAGAACAACGTTCTCGCCGAGCAGGGCGTGAAAACGGCATTAAGATTTTTAATAAGTCAAAAGGACTATTGCAAACCACCATGCATATTCCAATGCCAGAAAAGACGCCGACTAATAAAGAGTGA
- a CDS encoding DMT family transporter, translating to MRAIYYGLAASFFFAFTFILNRSMDLGGGSWIWSASLRFIFMAPMLLLLVLLRGQLSQSLKHLRQYWRGYLLWSTVGFGLFYAPISLAGAYGEGWLVAGSWQITIIAGSLLAPLFKREISTPDGLKSVRGKIPFKGLRWSLLILLGVGLMQWQHAQALNLQQMLWCVLPVTLAAFMYPLGNRKMMDICQGDVDTLQRVLNMTLASLPFWLLLSYYGWSQTGWPSQMQVNQSLLVALFSGVIATLLFFAATNLVKQDYSKLAAVEATQSGEVLFALLGEMLWLAAALPSGLSLLGIGLVIVGMIVHSIAPFIGQRTALKTPTVPIICRDDPHR from the coding sequence ATGCGCGCGATTTATTATGGCCTTGCCGCTTCTTTCTTTTTTGCTTTTACTTTTATTCTTAACCGCTCCATGGATCTAGGCGGGGGCAGTTGGATTTGGAGCGCGTCGCTACGATTTATTTTTATGGCACCGATGCTATTGCTCTTGGTGCTATTGCGCGGTCAATTAAGCCAAAGTTTAAAACATCTGCGCCAATATTGGCGGGGCTATTTACTGTGGAGTACCGTTGGGTTTGGCCTGTTTTATGCCCCCATTAGTCTGGCTGGGGCTTATGGTGAAGGTTGGCTCGTGGCGGGTTCATGGCAAATTACCATTATTGCGGGCTCACTGTTGGCCCCACTGTTTAAGCGCGAAATATCGACACCCGATGGTTTGAAATCGGTTCGCGGAAAGATTCCGTTCAAAGGCTTACGCTGGTCGCTATTGATTTTACTTGGCGTGGGTTTGATGCAGTGGCAACACGCGCAGGCGCTGAATCTGCAACAAATGTTATGGTGCGTGTTGCCAGTCACATTGGCAGCGTTTATGTATCCATTAGGTAATCGCAAAATGATGGATATATGTCAGGGGGATGTCGATACCTTACAGCGCGTACTCAATATGACACTGGCGAGTTTGCCTTTTTGGTTGCTATTGTCGTACTACGGATGGTCGCAAACGGGTTGGCCTTCACAGATGCAAGTCAATCAATCCTTGCTGGTTGCCTTATTCTCTGGGGTCATCGCGACATTGCTGTTTTTTGCCGCCACCAATTTGGTCAAACAAGATTATTCGAAGCTGGCTGCCGTCGAAGCGACCCAATCAGGTGAAGTGCTTTTTGCTTTGTTGGGTGAAATGCTTTGGTTAGCCGCAGCATTGCCCTCAGGATTATCCCTGTTAGGGATAGGCTTGGTGATTGTCGGTATGATTGTACATAGTATCGCGCCCTTTATTGGTCAGCGAACGGCGCTGAAAACACCAACCGTACCCATTATTTGCCGCGACGACCCTCATCGATAA